In Electrophorus electricus isolate fEleEle1 chromosome 1, fEleEle1.pri, whole genome shotgun sequence, a single window of DNA contains:
- the dok3 gene encoding docking protein 3: MDMVVKEGCLFLQGVKFGKRVWRKTWVVLFESSAFGIGRLEMYDVRDERGILAGGMKAMRKGEKRVIQLADCLSITPAPGESCPAEYVAFYLNTAQRTYTLAGPVRDEWVPKLCHMAFQQTKGRSETGHARQRDGVATATSIAHNDVYSTWNPGHYRVMVEGSKLATQCRLSGTYLLSPEKEALCLLDIRTGQTVYSWPYCFLRRFGQVKKGVTIEAGRRCQTGEGHFTFLSNQGPQIYRAIEEAIMHQSVQDLLSKATASLQQSTTRQLPPTPRPDDQRIDNSTPKCSVQERPLPVVSRKNLTLPPPPTFAKPAVPRLGPDLSSPPTSPKESLYATIKPHPKPRNRPAPPKVFPLPAVSTPSPVYSTVHSPFQTGQRREQMREAMNSDASASNEDPDLLYCNWRKETEASQDSRECMYSTVVCAPGPRNKCRPDTSTRQAKDNQQPSVRSFPVPVNFKQTPSSILLEDLARTPPPLPPRAYGGSSGCIDDRFGLR; encoded by the exons AGAGTCTGGCGGAAGACCTGGGTGGTCCTGTTCGAGTCCAGTGCATTTGGCATCGGCCGGCTCGAGATGTACGACGTGCGGGATGAGAGGGGCATACTGGCGGGTGGCATGAAGGCCATGCGGAAGGGGGAGAAGCGGGTGATCCAGCTGGCCGACTGCCTCAGCATCACTCCGGCTCCGGGTGAGAGCTGCCCCGCTGAATACGTCGCCTTCTACCTGAACACGGCCCAGCGCACCTACACGCTGGCGGGACCCGTGCGGGATGAGTGGGTTCCCAAACTCTGCCACATGGCCTTTCAG CAGACCAAGGGACGCAGCGAGACAGGCCATGCACGGCAGAGGGATGGTGTCGCCACGGCGACGTCCATAGCTCATAACGATGTCTACTCCACCTGGAACCCAG GCCACTACCGCGTGATGGTGGAGGGTTCCAAGCTGGCGACGCAGTGCCGCTTGTCTGGAACGTACCTGCTGTCCCCGGAGAAAGAGGCCCTGTGTCTGCTGGACATCAGGACAGGGCAGACTGTGTACTCCTGGCCTTACTGCTTCCTCCGGAGGTTTGGCCAGGTCAAG AAAGGGGTGACGATCGAAGCGGGTCGACGCTGTCAAACGGGGGAAGGTCACTTCACCTTCCTGTCCAATCAGGGGCCACAGATCTACAGAGCCATTGAAGAGGCCATCATGCACCAGAGTGTACAGGACCTGCTGTCCAAAGCCACTGCTTCGCTGCAACAGAGCACCACCAGGCAGCTCCCACCAACACCCAGACCTGATGACCAAAGGATCGATAACAGCACCCCAAAGTGCAGTGTGCAGGAGAGGCCTCTACCAGTGGTTTCACGGAAAAACCTCACCCTTCCGCCTCCTCCCACCTTTGCCAAACCCGCCGTGCCGAGACTCGGACCAGACTTGAGCAGTCCCCCGACCAGCCCCAAAGAAAGCCTGTATGCCACCATAAAACCTCACCCCAAGCCGAGGAACAGACCCGCCCCTCCGAAAGTCTTCCCGTTGCCTGCTGTGTCCACCCCCAGCCCTGTCTACAGCACTGTCCACAGCCCCTTCCAAACCGGGCAGAGGAGGGAGCAGATGAGGGAGGCAATGAATTCGGACGCATCCGCTAGCAACGAGGACCCCGACTTGCTGTACTGTAACTGGAGGAAGGAGACTGAGGCCAGCCAGGACAGCAGAGAGTGCATGTACAGCACGGTGGTGTGTGCGCCTGGGCCCAGGAACAAGTGCAGACCAGACACCAGCACCAGGCAGGCTAAAGACAACCAGCAGCCTTCTGTTAGATCCTTCCCAGTTCCGGTCAACTTTAAACAAACACCCTCCAGTATCCTCCTCGAAGACCTAGCCAGGACCCCACCACCTCTCCCCCCCAGGGCATATGGAGGGAGCTCTGGATGCATAGATGACCGATTTGGATTACGGTGA
- the atoh1b gene encoding protein atonal homolog 1b, with product MPKQPADFPLAEHPRLTLRDPRGWLTPASHAYSQSAGRVGHCGHAPLDVTRDKYTTGSDASEVTDTDTERGCKEHAVKQNPTGPQRHRRVAANARERRRMHGLNRAFDKLRSVIPSLENEKKLSKYDTLQMAQIYITELSELLEGVVHSECRGVRNGCSPGGHAPTSPHRIVRTSITYAVEAPSPPPARLLRETLVESGVAEGHVLILSAPATDFAQAKKEVVASTASDGESSHFSDVEEGQHAGR from the coding sequence ATGCCAAAACAACCGGCTGATTTCCCCCTCGCAGAGCATCCAAGACTGACCCTCAGAGACCCGCGAGGATGGCTGACCCCTGCGAGTCACGCGTACTCGCAGTCAGCCGGTCGCGTGGGTCACTGTGGACACGCGCCGCTGGACGTCACGCGGGACAAGTACACGACTGGAAGCGATGCTTCCGAAGTCACCGACACGGACACCGAGCGGGGATGCAAAGAGCATGCAGTCAAGCAAAACCCGACCGGCCCTCAGAGACACCGGCGCGTTGCTGCAAACGCCAGGGAGAGGCGACGGATGCACGGGCTGAACCGCGCGTTCGACAAACTACGAAGCGTCATCCCCTCGCTGGAGAACGAAAAGAAGTTGTCCAAGTACGACACGCTCCAGATGGCGCAGATCTACATAACGGAGCTTTCGGAGTTACTGGAAGGCGTTGTTCACTCTGAATGCAGAGGCGTGAGGAACGGATGCAGCCCAGGCGGCCATGCACCGACGAGTCCTCACCGCATCGTAAGGACCAGCATCACATACGCCGTGGAGGCGCCGTCTCCACCTCCGGCGCGCCTGCTGCGGGAAACGTTGGTGGAGAGCGGCGTCGCAGAAGGACACGTGCTTATTCTGTCTGCACCCGCTACCGACTTTGCTCAGGCGAAGAAGGAGGTCGTTGCGTCCACCGCCAGCGATGGGGAATCGTCGCATTTCAGCGACGTGGAAGAAGGTCAGCACGCAGGCCGCTGA